From the Choristoneura fumiferana chromosome 15, NRCan_CFum_1, whole genome shotgun sequence genome, the window ATGGAGTtatttttaggtttattttCATAGCACGATGATGACTCCGCGACTCGGTTAAGTCGCTATCTGATGGGCTGTACTCCGAACGCGGTCACTTTTATTTCCACACTTATGACTTGCAAACAAAATGACATCATACGACGACAGGGAAAACAGCTTTCGTGACACAAGTGTGACAGCGGCGTCATGCTTGCATCTCAAGCGCATACCAATAAGAAGACTCGTAGAGAGCCTTTTTTCCCATAGCACATGGTATCCACTAATGCACATAGTTTaagatgtttgttttatttttttttgtttttcagattAGCTATCTCTATTAggttaatcttaactttgttaatacctacctatgtatagtttgatattgtattttgtgtgttatggtgaaaataaagtattaatcaatcaatcaatcaatagaGAGTAGAAAAGGGATGGAAAAGAACTAAAGTTTTACACATAACTATTAACACCTTTTTTACACCAAGTTTTTCCGCTTTGTAGGAAAAACTGCCTATCACCAGCATAaatgtctgacacaacaaagtgtgcataaatatctaatacgactatttctagggccggatctgtcagatatttttacgcgctccgctgtggcagatattgcaGCAGATATATTGATATGATTGATATTGATATTGTGGCAGGCGACCGTACGAACGGAGAACCCGATTGTCCGGGTAATGGAAGCAGATATTTACTTTGAGTTCAAGCCTGAAAGGTTGTCAGCGGAGCTACGAGCTACGGGGCGTAGCACAGCATGGAGCGTGTGCTACGAAATATACACTACACTgtacataaataagtatatcTAGGACGAACGTGAtgattacgtatttttttagttatgaacttataacatttaaaaataatgtttaaaatacattatattaaCTAAGTTTTATGGTAACTTATGACATATAATATTAGCTAAGTTTTATTGTAATCTTTTTCTATAGGTAGGATAAAAggttaattcaaaaaaatacatataagtaagtacgcttaattaattacaaattgacctagtcctaaactatcGGTATAAAGGAACGGATAactatgtatgtttttatatattgACTGAGATACATATAACAGTTAGTACAAGTACATATTAACACAACATCTAAAATTCGAAAACACACATAACgtacttttcatacaaacatttgcttcgaccggggatcgaacccggggcgCCTGCTTCATGATCAGGATCTCCCACCACCTGaccattgtttaaatttaaatcctTTGAACACGCACGGCATTGAATATTAACTTTCTTATTGTAAAGACGAAACTAAACATCGTAAATTATAGTCCACTTTAGTCCCATTTAATGTCCTGACCTTGCAGCAAGACGTTAGCAAAAGGAAGCGTCTGAGTTAACCCAAACAAGACAATATGGCCGACAATGCGTTGGCGCGCCGCCAGCGCTTGCGACGCCCTTTGTCAGGGACAAAAGAGGGACAGCCTTACTCATTTTGTGAACTTAATGGAATTGGCCGTATTGTTTAAAGCCAAGTAtacacttgcaagaaaaatcgtgcaagttgcattacattgtgaggccgtaaagccaacgagtttttagtggtcaatcgagcgccgcaatgtaatgcaacttgcacgatttttcttgcaaatctaaactcggcttCGATGTCATGCAACTTGTATGCAAGTTCTTGAATGGTCAAAATGGGGCTTAACGGTTAGCGCTCGCtatcgcattcaccgtctctttctacccacatcttatatcgtgtgacagaaagaagtggtcaaAACTATTGTGTTTCCTAATGCGATGACCtctagaggccgtattgcctataacgtttctgacgctcgcgaacgcgattgcaatcaaattaCAGACTTCGCATATAACAACTGTCATTTAATTGCGATCGTgaacgtcagaaacgttaggcaataggCCTCTGGTCACTGTAGTTTTAACCCTTCATAAGGTAGAGGCgttttagcgaccacttgcattgagttggaaactgaaccttattaatttcataatacgtcacaatttccattgtaattaaaaatatactttgtcaggtatgtattcgatagctgctttggattctgtggtagtatgctccaataagtggggccttattaagggttaatactGGGTGGTGCTCCTCATCAGAAGGCTTATGGTATGGGTCTTTGTCAATTGCGGTCTCTGTGGGCTCGTGTGAATCTTAATAGGTGTGTTAAAACCGTTACATcatatgcggcaaatattctTCATTCAATTTTGACCGAGTCATACTAACTTGTCAAACCTACGTCTCtctgataatattattatactctGCAACATTGCAGCTTGCTATCATAGTATGTCTATAAGCTACGGACggagacagacagatagacaggcgGACATGACGAAGCTACAgggtgtcttaaaattaatctcgAACATTGTAGCAAATGATTAAGTAAGACTGAACACCCCTAAATTATACGAGTAAATGTTCTTTAGAATTTTTATTCTAGTTGACAAATGTTTCCAACAGATGTTGGAAGTCGCGTGAAACTAGGGTACGGCTACGGAGATAGTTTGataccctgggaaggacataggatcaTTTTCATTTCGGATAATGGTACCTATAGTTGTCGCGGGcgtgcgataaacgaattcttcgcagacgtaGTTGCGGGCAGCCACtagtactaaaaaaatacagcgCCGGTTCTCaaccttgatcaaggtagagcgagaatGTCTACACTGCCTCCGCTCCTCTGAAAAGGcggcataatttttttattttgcactggaaccTGGAAAACGCCCCTTGCCATCTGGAGCCTCGAGCCACCGCTCCTCTTGGTCTACCCCATGGCCGAAGTTATAAAATATCACGCAACAGCaagtaacaattaaattacGATGTGGCAGTCATTCTATTATTGTTATGATTTAAATATGTACACTACCAAAAGTATTGTTTTGAGAagcgtttttattaaaaagaggAAAAGATTGTGTAATTTCTGTTTCTAAAAAAACCGAAGTATACCTACACGATTTCTCTATTCTAATTAATGATTAGGATAGATAGAAGGATAGAAAAAACTTTATTCTTATATACCTACTGATTATAGGCTCCCAAATTTTGATCTTCAACAAAATACTATCGCATCTTGCTTGAATACTGAAACTAATTCTCTAATCTTAtaactatacctacttagtacACAGATGATGTGACGACGCGTCACAAACCTTGATCAGTCTACGCTCGTTTCCGGATCGATAAATCTTTACCCATAAAATTAGGAAATACGTAAAACTTCCGCACAAACTCTCCGATAGCCCAAGTATTATGAAGTCTGTTCTATAAAAAGATATATCAATGAACGGGCGGAAAGATCATTTGGTTCTGTAAACGGCATGTCTGTCGACGCGATCTGGTTCCTAGCAGATCGCGTCCGACGCACAAATTGCTGCCGACTCTCTCACCACTTCTGTGCACCTAGTAGATTAgggtttcttacttatttttttcactgTTTATAAGATAcacaaatagtaaaaataaagtcTATTTGGAGTAAGAATTTATATGAGAGCTCGGCTGAGCGCAATACTGAAATAACCCAGCGCCCtattataaaatttgattttcacctcagcacctcaaacaggcaggttttgctatgagaaatcagtgtgcaaaatcgcattttgctcactccgtgagacaaagtaactttttaattattttttttaaatgctgagtacagtgttgggtctactcactgaattccaaatatttgagctttactttgatctgtcatttcacttcaactcgaaaaaagcaagagatagggtcaaatttgttgattacaaacttaaattaaatttttggtattaaaaatatatcgaaatatttccaaaatgtaaattttcccgatcttttaataaagtatgcaacctcgttgcacgaaagccgcttctcttgttttttttttataaaagaattccgtatactgcctctacagtataattattatttgttaaattgaatgattttttaacaaatctatttatatttatgtaatagaaatcttaataaaaatcatatttaaaggtttaattgttcaaccttttcaattaccccgagatgaggctttttgcagtacctattaaaaaataagtgtgacattagtacaagaagttaagattgcatgttatgagtatgcgatttgtattgtagctactggactttttttatggttttaaatgtaattattatatttgataataatcggattctattttaaaaaaatgtgtttgttttgtaaacaggtaggtatatgtggttttattcttatgttacatttaaattatgttctcgctgctgaggtgaaaaattgtatgtgtcacacgagaccaaagtttttttgcatctcgtgtatttcaatcccttgctgatctcaggattctaacctagaatcactcgctaacgctcgtgattcaattatagaatccttcgcttactcgggattcaaaatcaacacttgcaacaaaaaacaactttgctctcttgttgcacaaataactattgcccCCCGGCCCAGAACCTGGGTACGACCATGATAATACCTGCTAGCCAATGTTATATGAAGTTCACGGAACCGCATTTAGTAAATGCCTTGACTTCTTCACTCTGCGCCTCGCTGTTATGTAAACATGCTTTTAAAAATCTAGCCTAGACCTAGACGGAACTAAAATAGCTGTTCGTCTTCAGCTCATTTATTTTCAAGCAAAACTAaatgttttgaaaatatttattacagcGTGAAACGTAAAGCGAAAATTACACTTTgttgttcgccgcatgctgcatgtggcgaccgcaaaagtgtaaagaacacggtagtcggccgcattagGCGAGCAACAGCtaccaccgccttaatatggccgccgcagtagacggacagactaatgtaaatgCGACGGTCGATCGCCggagtagtttgaaacaagttcggcgaccgcattaggcgAACAACAAAGTGTAATTTCCGCTTAAACAAACATGGTTATGGGGTAGGAAATATTAAACTGattataaatagtagattgtacaacaagagcataaaacgagccattttaccgaagacgttcatatagccacgtaggtggatagacacgtcgaggggaaaatgggtttaatactcgagttttacactgcttttcacttagattgccaggaaatgaaatagcaacagtggaaacaattattcactttctatgtaccttttattttttatgcattattatattattccatttcttaaatttaattcatttattttgattgatttttagttttatataaattaaaatttttaaaaataaatagaaacttggtgttagacaaagattttattttatgcactagactagagcataaaaagtcattttacgagtatgtcgcctagatacagcataaacacgaactttactagcatgagaagtgaaatagtattttatgcaacagttgtataacagggttcaaaaaaggtgagtggcgtgagttacgatgtgagctttagcgaacatcgtaagaaaaagacgccacgagctttttttgacttacttatacaacgttgcatacaatactttttcttcgactggatacttataaattacaatacaaaattagagaaatagtaaactttaaacgttttcatactttagtaaaaagtatggcaaacgcaaagagaaggtaaacaacaataaacaagtgacaaatttgaaaatatcaaaatttgtctaagttaaattttgtttttgattcacgtttacttgcctgggacgatgttaaaaatacgcgttactaATGTTGGCagcgttggcaggctatggattatgttcggaaagtttttattctgtataaaaaccatataaaatatgtaactggctgcaccttagcctgtccgaacgtacgaattaagaaaaaaaaagtaagtggttgcagtttgcagtatcgttttagcaacattacgatacagtgctgttatggggaatagacaatatagacttttccagaatctttttatgtatgctgttatattactgttcgtgattaagtaaatcacagattacagtataggagtagaaaaattTGATTTAATACAGTCGTTCTCCGTCGAAGGGTGCTCCATCGAGTTCTGGTTGCCTGGTACCTTCCGGCGGCAGACCCCACCTGGGCCGGCAGCCATTGTGGGTGTGGTAGCGCGGTATACGGTCATCCCGGATCAGCTCGTACGCTAACTGTGCTATGCTGCCCTGGTATTCAGTTAAGCCGGTCTTCCAGAGACAAGGGCGAACGTAGCCGTAAACtggagaaagaaaataaaagcgtacaatataaaaacaaatcgcAACTGTTCTTGTAAACATAAAGTTAACGGTAGGTGCCGATTGGACGTcaccaataataaataaacattaattcaacAGTTATTAATTACTTCGAGCACTTGACTATAAGTACACTGtcattatttattctgtgctgGTAGGTACTTTGAACGCTGAGATTACATAACTTTACTAAATACAGTAACGTACTTATAAACTCTTATGGGTGATAGTCAGCaaaatacataggtacgtaCGTACAAGGCATTGAATGCGTAAATAGAAATCAACATAACGAGTATCAAAAATAAACGAGATCGAAGTAACATGACAAAGCGACAAGAAATCAATAAATCTCAAACAGCTTTAATCTTCTTTATAGATATTAATAACCAGTCGATGCacaattatttgtttatatgATCATGAAATTGAAATCTCGTGCGATTGATTTATACTAAGTGATTcagaatattgtttattttcatttgattGTGGCGATGATGCGCCTGCCATCATGAAGGGCTATCACTCACCTCTCGCGTCCAACAGGGCGGCATAACAAATTGAAACATAATATGAATACGTTgacatgtttataataaacgttATGTCTTATAAGTAGGTACGCGTGACGGGGAGATTTTATGCTAAACTTTAACAAGTGCAATACTTACACAATTAATCCCAATACATTATTCCTGCAGGAGTTATATTCGTTTGATGTTACGGGCTATCTAACAAGCGTACTTTCCGcatgcaatacggtatttgattattttgtataagtatgttttataaattaaaactacacaatgcctgttatcgaatagaaaaacaatttttaagctacctttacaaataataaaggtttgaaattcaagattagtcagagaaagacatactggcatgtgacgtcacacgccagtaccgtcatacttgctgcatagagaaaagtgtttgagaaagagacaggtatattgatttttcaaaaaatcactataaatccaattttcaaccgatttaaattttctcttcgctaaacactatctgtatatctatattttcataataatattaagatatggcaaaatcaggagttgtcaaatacttaCAGTATTTTCTCTTCTTATATCGAACAGCATTTCGTATCTAGGAACCCTGCAGATCCTATTTCTCTACGATTCTACTCGTCCCTTATTTTGATTCGCCCAGGAGTCTAGTTTGTTTAGGTCGGTCTGCTGGCTAATTCTCAAACGTTGGGGGCAGACCTTTgccacaacaacaacaacgtgAGAAAAAATTATAGCGTCTCTAAGCGCCAACTAATCCTTAAATAGGAAAACAGCTTATTCCACGTCACGCTACCGAAATTTTTCAATTTCTCAACCTGAATGCATACGATACAATAAGGCAGGCGGGGGCGGATGATGCGGAGCTGTGGTGTGATACTCATATTACAGCCACGTAAATGGGCCCGCTGCACTCCTGCGGGGCtagtgcgaaattcgaaaatcaaagttcgtgtcgttccatccTTCTGACACACACTTTAaaacaagagtgagagggacgctacgacatgaacttcgattttcgaatttcggagtaggcccgcTCCCGACCCGCTGATGCGTGTGATTTGCGCTTACAAGTGACAAGAGCACACTAACTCCTAAAATGTGTCTTGAGGGGTTCCAGCGTGGGCTTGTCCATGTCCCGTTCGTAAAGGTCGCCGGCCACTTTCATGAGCTCCGTGTCTTTCATCGCCAGCTTGGCAGCGGGCGGCGGCTTCCACACCTCCTCCGTCGGCTTGTCCTCCTTACAGGGGGGCTTCTTCTTGGGCCGCGGGACGAACGGACGGGTCTTAAATACTGAAGATAAGGTTTGATTTGTTAGCGCGTTGTTTTAAGCTTTTGATAAAATAGATGATCGGATCCAATAAGACAGCTTTTTCCAAATATTTTCAATGGCGAACCGATAACGACCCACAACCTGACcctaagaaacatttttttgcaataataaatcctaagtaatttataatataataataaatgcgaatgtgaatAGGTATGTTTATTCGACTTGGACTTATCTTAGGTATTTGTAACTACCTAAGCTTTTTTTTCTGGGGATTGAGTCGCCTTAAGGGCCAAAGACACTTAGCCACGTCCttgcttttttttactttctattATATATCCTATAAAGCAAGAGATGGGGAGGTTcagtcgggaaaaatccattatggacgactgACTGGGAAGGAAGGGCCCAGAGAGCGCCAGACTCTTGCCATCTAAAAAACCCGGCGGTCCCTGGAGCTTGTACCTAGCTTTcagtttactattttttttattcgactggatgcaaacgagcaagtgggcctcctgatggtaaaagatcaccaccgcccatagacacctgcaacaccagggggattgcagttgcgttgccaacctagaggaataagatgggataccacaagtgccagtagtttcaccggctgtcttactctccacgacgaaacacaacagtgcaagcactgctgcttcacggcaggattagcgagcaagatggtggtagcaatccgggcggaccttggtCCTacacacaaggtcctaccacctgcaaagcttTGCGAGATAGCTGTATCTTGCGGATTATAAAGTATCTACgacaataaaattgttaattttattcacaGGTTatgttacttataaaaaatcatACTGGGATCAAGATCGCCGCAGTATTCGTTGTAGTAGGTGGATTGTCCGCGCAAACTCTTCATGGTCTTCTTTATGAACGCCTCGATCTCCTCCTCGGTCCACACTCTCTGTGGCATGTGGGAAAAATAGATTTCAGACCAAAGTTTACTATTCAACGCAACACGACGAGGACGCtttgaaataggtaggtaagtttACGTCGCTGTTTAATACAGAAGATAAATGgggattaataaataaatagttaaaggGAGCTGTGCAAAATTGACCAAACACATTCCAAAGATTCTAATtactattatattaaaatataattaattccaAAGTTTTGTAACCTGCATCAATCACTACCTTCTTAataatcttattttaataagtatccATTAGCATAATAATTTGCTGCTACCATTTAGGTATCAATGACGGTGTATAAAGATTTAACCAAAAATTAATTTCGACTTACGTCTTCGGTGCCATGCTTGGGATCCATCCATTTCCCCTCAAGCTTTGCCCACCTGAGCTCGGGACGGCACCTTGGAACAAGTTATTGAATTCGTTACCCATTCAAATAAATGGACCCAATAAGACCCGTGGTTTAGGTTGCTCGTTCTTTCTGTCAATCAGTCAGTCCGTTATACATGGtatgctttattttatttatcggTATAAGATATTATCACGTTCATTAGTTGGAGAAACGAAGATATATTAGCATATTACTGCCCATAGCGAAAGAACTAGAACTATCAGCAACACGTATTTCGTTTGGGACGTTAGTGTTGACTTTCCGTCTCGGTCTAACGTCTTGCtccagggcacaggccttctctcagactGATAGAGatagggccgtagttccctcgTGAttctagtgcggattgggagctttaGGTTGACTTTTAACAGCTATGAATTAAATCTAAGAACCAATCATAACATCTGTTTAGCACTGATTTTAACTGAAGTAACTACTTACATCATAGTTTTCCTGATAGGCTTGTCGCGGTATTCATCGAAATATTCCGTTAGGAAAGACATCTTCACTCACAATTTAGaggataatttaattaaaatgctgtaaaaaaaatgataagatAACGCGTCCTATCAACACATAAATAACGTCATAACATCACattgtactattttttaaatcaccgcTTTGAAAAAGGTTCGATGCTTCAGGCAGATttcataaaaacgtttttctTAGTTTATATGTATACTGATTactattgaaattaaaatgaactGCGCCTAGATAACTCGGTGTACTGCGGTTGACTTGGTTGATTCGTAATGGTTTGCATGTAGGCAAATTTTTCTTGAACTTTACCTTCATAATAAGTCCACCGTTATAGCGGTTTTGCATGTTGCACGATTATATTTTAGGCGTCGCCAacattttttcaacttttatttcgtttttcttATAAATTGTAGGCTAGCAAATAGCGGCAAGCACAATACGTACATGTACTTCCTTGATTTACATTTTCGAGTTGTTAAACTGGCTTTGAAAACATGTATATTATATGTTCGAGTGATATATGTATTACGTAGTagatatataggtacctaccagtGGCGTGGCCCCGTATCAACTCGGATTCCATCGGGTTGTCTGGTAATGTTCGTGGCTTGCACGTTGTAAGTAGGTAATGGGATGTTATAGGACCGCCACATACACAGTAGCGGCGTcagggtagggcgcggtggggcgaccgcccagggcgctggactTAAAGGGGCGCCTGTAGGCGCTAGGCGCCCTTTTTATCCTCTCGCTCATTGAGCGAAGCCTATCCCAAAAGACCAGACTGGTAATCAGCTGGCTGGTAGACCGGAAGCCTAGTCTACtttctagaaaattcccaaaagttggggGCGCCGTGGAAAGCTCGCCCAGGGTACTGGAAGTGCTAAAGCCGGCACTGTGGTAGGTCCATAGATTTCTATGGATTTTTTGCGTTCGGAATTTCGATTCGAAACGGAAACGGAATCCCGAGTCTATGTGGCCGCCCTAAGTGTAgcctagttttttttacatagtttttaaAGTTACCATCAGCCACCGCTTGCTCGGAATTCTCGTGAtatcatcagtccacctagtgagaGATCTGCCGAagcttcgtcttctggttcgtgatcgccactcgaggacttttttcccccaacggttataaG encodes:
- the LOC141435481 gene encoding uncharacterized protein — encoded protein: MSFLTEYFDEYRDKPIRKTMMCRPELRWAKLEGKWMDPKHGTEDRVWTEEEIEAFIKKTMKSLRGQSTYYNEYCGDLDPIFKTRPFVPRPKKKPPCKEDKPTEEVWKPPPAAKLAMKDTELMKVAGDLYERDMDKPTLEPLKTHFRIYGYVRPCLWKTGLTEYQGSIAQLAYELIRDDRIPRYHTHNGCRPRWGLPPEGTRQPELDGAPFDGERLY